CAACCGTTATCTTTTCAGCTTTACCATCAATAATTTAAGTAAAAAGTATATCAGTGTACTTTCTGACAATTTAAATAACGGATTACCGAATCAATGGACATTAGGGCTTCCTAATGATGACAATAAAGGCAGAGATCATGAAGTGGTGGTTGGAGATGTTATTCAGGTAGAGATGCAATCTATTGACACCAATATATTTACATATTACAGCGCACTTCTTAAGATTTCAGAGGGTTATGGAGGCAGTGTTACTCCTGCCAATCCGCCAAGCAATATCAGTAACGGAGCTTTAGGATATTTCTCCGCACATACTGTGAGATCTCTTGTTACGCAGATTCAATAGACTTTCTATAATTACCATAAAAACGGTTATTCCAACACTTTGGAGTAACCGTTTATTTTTTTACCCTATAAAGAGTAAGGAACATATTATTTTAATTTCCATTTCAAAGTACAACATTCATCATAAACCTTGCTCTAGAATATCTCTTAAAAATAACTGGATAAAATAAATAAGTAAAAAAAAATAATTTAGAAAAATGTCAGCAACCGCTGTGAAAAACATGTCAACTTAAATTTTTATCCAGTGCTCTTTTACGTTCTTATTATGAGTAAAATTTTATATTTTTATTCTAAGAATCGTCTTAAAATTCATCCAGGGAAGTCATGATTTTAAATAATAATTACCCTTTATTTATAGGGATTATTAGCTGACTTCTGCCAGCCTTACCCATTATCATTCCTAATTCAAAATCTATTTTATTACTTTTGTAAAATTAATTCGTTCAGACAAAAAATAGGGTGATTTAGATCGGTTTAAAATGTGATTTAAGTTACAAACCGGACGTTTATTCAATAGCCTTCGTAAAACATTATGATCTCAAAATTTATTTTCAACAATCAGTATCTTTTTGATGAACTTTCTCAATATGACAAGGATTTACTTCTCAAAGCCATGAAAACCAAAAACTACCGTAAAAATGAGGCTATATTCACGGATGGTACAAAACCTAATGGCATTTATTATCTTAACGAAGGAAAAATAAAAAAATACAAAGTAGATAATGATGGCAGAGAGCAAATCATTTATATCTATAGCTCCGGAGAATTTTTCGGATATTCGGCTATTTTGAGTCAGGAATCATATGGAGATACTACTTCCACCCTTGAAAACTCTGTTGTATCTTTTATTTCAAAAGACAGCTTTCTGGAAATCCTTAGCCAGTCTTCTGTATTTTCAAGACTTTTATTAAAATCTTTGAGTCATGAATTCAGTGTAATGGCTAATCTTATTGCGATTTTATCACATCGTACCGTCCGAGAGCGGGCAGCATTAAGCTTACTGATTCTTCACGACAAATATAAATCCAATGACACTCCTGAAGAAGAAGTATTGATTTCCCTCTCCCGTGTAGACCTCGCCAATATGGTAGGAACTGCCAGAGAAACCCTCGCGCGAATCCTTAATGATTTTAAACAAGAAAAACTCATTACATCGGAGGGGCGAAAATTACGTATCCTTGACTTCAAACAGTTGATTCATATTGCTAACTTTTATTAATCAACTTCCAACTCCATCTAAAGAGTCGACTTTATAAAAAATAAATTCCAATTTCAAAACCCCTACTGACATCCTGTTGTCATATACTCCTCTTAATTTTGTATCAAATTATTTTAAATATAAGATTATATGAAATTAATGTCGTTAAGAATCATTACAAAAGACATCAGCCAATCCGTTGCGTTTTATGAAAAAGCAATGGGGTTAACTGCCCAATGGTATACTGAAGATTTTGCTGAACTTACAACCAATTCAATTACCATTGCTATCGGGAGTACCCGTACCATGAAGATGTTTGGTGGTGAACATCTCACTGAATCCAACGGGCAGATCAGTACAATCATAGAATTTATGGTAGATGATGTAGATAGTGAATATGAAAAGATTAAAAATTTGACAGATCATATTGTACAGGAACCTACAACAATGCCTTGGGGGAATCGGTCGCTCCTGTTTTGTGATCCGGATGGAAACCTGATTAATTTCTTCACCCCTGTGAGTTCTGAGGCAATTCAAAAGTTTAAATAAAGTGGGAAGTTATAAGTAATGTAATGATTATTCATTTAGATTCTATTTTCTGAATCCTTTGATGGCTTTAGATATTGGATGAGAACTAAACCATTGATGATCATAAAAAAAAGGAGGCTTTTATTGCCTCCCTTTTCTTTTGTACTAATAACCAAACCTTGAATTTCTTTATGTTAATTTGTGTTTTTTTCTTTTTCTCATTTGTTTTTTTCAAGAAATCCACGTTTTAAGGTCATTCATACACTTCTATATTAATCTCATCACTTGCTAATTCATTTTCATCACTTGCGTTTTATATAACTATAGTTTATTATTTTTACAGTTATTTCAATTTACCAGCTTTAATGAAGTGAAAAAACTAAAAAAAGCATTAGCAATTCATTTGGTAAATTTTATACTACAAAGTAACGACATCGCAGGATAATATCATCTATAAACCCCGTAGATACATATCGGACGTGATATAGATATTTATCGATAAAATGAATTAGACAATGAAGAAGTGCGGAATAAGACTGCGGAATCCTATATTTTATGATGCGTTTTGATAAGGTCGATCAACTCTACAATATTTTCTATTTTTAGCTTTTCAAAGATATTTTTTTTGATTGTACTTACTGTATTTTGCTTTATATTTAAATTATTCGCAATTTCCAGATTTCCATATCCATCTGCATACATTTCTGCAATCTGCAGTTCTCTTTTGGTTAGGCTGCTTAACGGGCTTATTACATTTGGATCGTAAATAAACTGTACCAATAAATTTCTTGTCAGATCAGAAAAATATTCTCCTTTTTGGATAAAGCTCGAGATCGCTTCTCTTACCTCTTCCTCTTCACTCAGTTTGCTCAAATATCCATTGGCTCCGGCTTTGATAAACTTAAGTGCGTATGAATCCTCTTCAAGTCCCGTAAAAATAAGGATCTTGAGATCAGGGTTTATACTTTTCATTTGGGGTAAAATGTGCAGACTGTTTCCTTCGGGAAAATGCGCATCAATAATAGCCATTTCAATTCCTTTGGTCTCTATCAGTTCTACCGCCTGCTGTAAAGATGAAGTATGATAGACTTTAGCATTGGGAGCAATATCACTAATAACGATCTCCATTCCTTGTCTTACAATACTGTGATCATCGGCTAAAAGGAATATGATTTCCTTATTTTCAATTGGCATTTCCATTATTTATTATTGATATTTAAATTGATCCTGAATGTTACCTGTGTTCCTTTATGCGGTTTGCTGGAAACTGATATTTCCCCATCGAACAGCTCTACAATTTCTTTAACAAGATTCAGCCCTAGTCCTACTCCAAGGTTATCTACCTCATCTGAAACAGTTCCCTGATAATAAGGGTCAAAAATCTTTTTCAAATCAGACTCAGAGATTCCTACTCCGGTATCTGCTACTGTTGTGATCAGCGTAATTTTATCAGCACCTAGCGGTTCTGTTGTCATCGCAAGATCTACCTTTCCATTTTCGGTATATTTGTTTGCGTTCCCAAGAATATTCATAAAGATCTGGTTAATTCTGATATTATCAGAGAATACCACTACCCCTTCGGGAATTCTGTCCGTTACTGCAAATTTA
This is a stretch of genomic DNA from Chryseobacterium tructae. It encodes these proteins:
- a CDS encoding Crp/Fnr family transcriptional regulator, with the translated sequence MISKFIFNNQYLFDELSQYDKDLLLKAMKTKNYRKNEAIFTDGTKPNGIYYLNEGKIKKYKVDNDGREQIIYIYSSGEFFGYSAILSQESYGDTTSTLENSVVSFISKDSFLEILSQSSVFSRLLLKSLSHEFSVMANLIAILSHRTVRERAALSLLILHDKYKSNDTPEEEVLISLSRVDLANMVGTARETLARILNDFKQEKLITSEGRKLRILDFKQLIHIANFY
- a CDS encoding VOC family protein, whose protein sequence is MKLMSLRIITKDISQSVAFYEKAMGLTAQWYTEDFAELTTNSITIAIGSTRTMKMFGGEHLTESNGQISTIIEFMVDDVDSEYEKIKNLTDHIVQEPTTMPWGNRSLLFCDPDGNLINFFTPVSSEAIQKFK
- a CDS encoding response regulator, whose product is MPIENKEIIFLLADDHSIVRQGMEIVISDIAPNAKVYHTSSLQQAVELIETKGIEMAIIDAHFPEGNSLHILPQMKSINPDLKILIFTGLEEDSYALKFIKAGANGYLSKLSEEEEVREAISSFIQKGEYFSDLTRNLLVQFIYDPNVISPLSSLTKRELQIAEMYADGYGNLEIANNLNIKQNTVSTIKKNIFEKLKIENIVELIDLIKTHHKI